The following are encoded in a window of Dehalococcoidia bacterium genomic DNA:
- a CDS encoding M28 family peptidase, which produces MQKRHRGLASLVLLGVLLLLVGACQRTTPPPTPTPLPTPTPTPAHTPVPSPTPASFPLGEQVLEWARRLVALSPRDTVSGRERQAAAFLQEALAQMGYAVRTQEFPVTLTHSEVVVLAPTPGTIENAHMLRSGEGEVEGEVVFVGLARREDLPAEGVRGRIALADRGSITFQEKAQAVAEAGAVALVVANNQPGLFQGALQHSAPLPVVSISQEEGQRLKGLLAQGTVRLRVRVWSQDYPSQNIIAERPGTPPGARVVLLTAHYDTVEGVPGANDNASGTGALLTLAQRLREHSFPFALRFIAFGGEEEGLFGSRFYVQSLSPEEREGILAVLNLDVIGSAVRLATAGDFALQQTVLDAGRQIGIAVAGINLRDAPSDHLPFIQAGIPAVLLTTPDFRLIHTPQDRLEFLDVENLENTVRVVEAVLQRLASGQRQSRLQPVALGARG; this is translated from the coding sequence ATGCAGAAGCGTCATCGGGGTCTGGCTTCTCTCGTCCTGCTGGGGGTGCTCCTGCTGCTGGTGGGGGCGTGTCAGCGGACGACTCCTCCCCCTACCCCAACCCCTCTGCCCACCCCTACGCCCACCCCTGCCCATACCCCTGTCCCCTCGCCCACGCCCGCCTCCTTCCCCCTGGGCGAGCAGGTTCTGGAATGGGCCAGGAGGTTGGTAGCGCTTTCCCCACGGGATACGGTGTCGGGACGGGAGCGGCAGGCGGCCGCCTTCCTACAAGAGGCCCTGGCCCAGATGGGCTATGCGGTGCGCACGCAAGAGTTCCCGGTAACTCTGACCCATAGCGAAGTGGTGGTTCTTGCTCCCACCCCCGGGACCATAGAGAACGCCCACATGCTCCGCTCGGGCGAGGGGGAGGTGGAGGGTGAGGTGGTGTTTGTGGGCCTGGCGCGACGGGAGGACCTCCCCGCTGAAGGGGTGCGGGGGCGCATCGCCTTGGCCGACCGGGGAAGCATCACCTTCCAGGAGAAGGCTCAGGCGGTGGCCGAGGCGGGTGCGGTGGCGCTGGTGGTGGCCAACAACCAGCCCGGCCTCTTCCAGGGAGCATTGCAGCATAGCGCTCCCCTACCTGTGGTGAGCATTAGCCAGGAGGAGGGCCAGCGCCTCAAGGGTCTGCTGGCGCAAGGGACCGTGCGCCTGCGGGTGCGGGTATGGAGCCAGGACTACCCCAGCCAGAACATCATCGCCGAACGGCCGGGAACACCCCCGGGGGCGCGGGTCGTTCTCCTCACGGCCCACTACGATACCGTGGAGGGCGTTCCGGGCGCTAACGATAATGCATCGGGGACGGGGGCGCTTCTGACCCTGGCCCAACGCCTGCGGGAGCACTCCTTCCCCTTTGCCCTGCGCTTCATCGCCTTCGGGGGCGAGGAGGAGGGCCTGTTCGGAAGCCGGTTCTATGTCCAATCCCTCTCCCCAGAGGAGCGGGAAGGTATCCTGGCGGTGCTCAACCTGGACGTGATAGGCTCGGCCGTGCGCCTAGCCACCGCCGGGGATTTCGCCTTGCAACAGACCGTGCTGGATGCAGGTCGCCAGATAGGCATCGCCGTCGCCGGCATCAACCTGCGGGATGCCCCCAGTGACCACCTCCCCTTTATTCAAGCCGGCATCCCCGCTGTCCTTCTGACCACCCCCGACTTCCGCCTCATCCACACCCCCCAAGACCGCCTGGAGTTCCTGGATGTGGAGAACTTGGAGAACACGGTGCGTGTGGTGGAGGCGGTGCTCCAGCGCCTGGCTAGTGGCCAACGGCAAAGCCGGCTACAACCCGTCGCCCTCGGGGCAAGGGGATGA
- a CDS encoding nitroreductase family protein — MEFGTVVRRRRMVRAFQNRPVEAEKLARLLEYAQRAPSAGHLEPQEFILVQDATRKRQLAEAALGQEFIVQAPVVIVVCADARRTTWRYGQRGWERYCITDGAFASLLILLTAVDEGLGACFVGAFRDAEVARVLGLPPQVRPIGIIPIGYPGEGPVRVGRRPLAERVHLEGWGNPLPPAPSLHQALTAWLGTSSSTVHPTF, encoded by the coding sequence GTGGAATTCGGCACCGTTGTGCGCCGACGCCGCATGGTGCGGGCCTTCCAGAACCGTCCTGTGGAGGCGGAGAAACTGGCGCGTCTGTTGGAATATGCCCAGAGGGCCCCAAGCGCAGGCCACTTGGAGCCTCAGGAGTTTATCCTGGTTCAAGACGCCACCCGCAAGCGGCAGTTAGCCGAGGCGGCCTTGGGGCAGGAGTTCATCGTCCAGGCCCCGGTGGTCATCGTGGTGTGCGCCGATGCCCGCCGCACCACCTGGCGCTACGGCCAGCGGGGATGGGAGAGGTATTGCATCACCGATGGGGCTTTTGCATCCCTGCTGATTCTGCTGACAGCGGTGGATGAGGGGTTGGGGGCGTGTTTTGTGGGGGCATTCCGAGACGCCGAGGTTGCCCGTGTGCTAGGTTTACCTCCCCAGGTGCGCCCCATTGGTATTATCCCTATCGGATATCCGGGTGAAGGACCAGTGCGGGTGGGAAGGCGCCCCTTGGCGGAGAGGGTGCACCTGGAGGGATGGGGTAATCCGTTGCCCCCAGCCCCGTCCCTGCACCAAGCCTTGACCGCGTGGCTGGGCACCTCCTCGTCAACAGTGCATCCCACCTTCTGA
- the tmk gene encoding dTMP kinase, with protein MRGRLVTFEGIEGAGKTTQARLLVRRLRGVGIPSLLVREPGGTPLGERLRRLLKRASFPLSPEAEAFLFLSARAQLVCQVLAPALEQGQWVVCDRWADSTLAYQGYGRGIPLDILRAGNRLATAGLVPHITFLLDIPPQEGLRRRPPTTSDRFETAGEDFLRRVREGYLILAQEEPDRWCIVDATLPRREVARRVWERVRPLVGRPAPPPTPAERHFPAGC; from the coding sequence ATGAGGGGTCGGCTGGTTACCTTTGAGGGGATAGAGGGAGCGGGGAAGACCACGCAGGCCCGCCTGTTGGTTCGCCGCTTGCGGGGGGTTGGTATTCCCTCCCTCCTGGTGCGGGAGCCGGGGGGCACCCCTTTGGGCGAGCGCCTGCGCCGTCTCCTGAAGAGGGCGTCTTTCCCCCTCTCTCCCGAGGCGGAGGCCTTTTTGTTTCTGTCGGCGCGCGCCCAGTTGGTGTGTCAGGTGCTGGCCCCCGCTCTAGAACAGGGCCAATGGGTGGTATGCGACCGGTGGGCGGATAGCACCCTGGCCTATCAAGGGTATGGGCGGGGCATCCCCTTGGACATTCTCCGGGCGGGCAACCGATTGGCCACGGCCGGGCTAGTGCCTCACATCACCTTTCTTTTAGACATACCCCCCCAGGAGGGGTTGCGTCGGCGTCCTCCGACCACGAGCGATCGCTTTGAAACAGCGGGAGAGGACTTCCTGCGCCGGGTGCGGGAGGGGTATCTGATCCTCGCCCAAGAGGAGCCTGACCGGTGGTGCATCGTGGATGCCACCTTGCCCCGTCGGGAGGTGGCCCGTCGGGTGTGGGAGAGGGTGCGCCCTCTGGTGGGTCGGCCGGCCCCCCCTCCGACGCCTGCAGAGCGCCACTTTCCGGCGGGGTGCTGA